GCTGCATCCCGGGCAATCCCAGGCTGGTTTTGCAGGCGAGGAGACGCCCTGCGGCGCAGCCTCCTGGGGCGAAGGCACAGGCTGGCGGCAGCTGCCATCAGGCTGGAGCGCAGCCCCAGCGCTTGCGGAAAAAGGGCAAAGGTGCTTCGGCTCTCACAAAGGCACGCGGCCGTGCCGCCCTGCCGGAGATGGCCCCGGCACATCCCTCACCGGGGCTGGTCCCACAGCCCCAtcagggcaggggctgccagaCCTGTCCCCCACAGGACAGCGAAGCCGCTGAGGCCGTGTGCCACCTCCCGCCGGAAAGAGGGGAACGGCTCCGTGCAAGAATAGAGCCcgtatttttaaagcagccgTGTTGGAAGAGCCCTGCTCAGGCGCCTGGGGCCCCAGGGGGATGCCGCGGGCTtcgcaggcagggaggaggaggcaggctcCCATGGCTGCCCATCCCCACGGCAGCACCAGGCTGGCCCTTGCCAAAAGGACGGGGTTAGCTCAACCCAGCCTCCCCGAaaggacagagaggagaaaCTGTGTCACTGTCATGAGTTCATGAGTATTTTTGGTGACTCGCCTGGTGTCCTGCCCACGCTGTGGGCAAAGGCTGGCAGGGGACCAGCCTGGGGCTGCGCTCCTGGCAGAGGGGAGCGGACCACGGCGGCACCTCTGCCCTGGCTGCCGGCCAGCCCTGCGCGGGCACTGGCATTGCCATGGAGCCGTGCTtggccggggctgggggtcaCCGCACCCTGGAGGAGCAGCGTTTGGAGCCAGCTCGGCGCAGGTGGCTTGGACGCAGCTGGGTGCTCAGAGGGGCCGGGAGGGATCACGCTGTCCTCGGCTCGAGCGCTGCAGCCACTGATGTAATCACTAATCGTGGGATGTTTGCAGCAATGCCTGAGGCTGCGCACATGTAGCAGGGCTCCTGCTGAGAGCACCCTGGCGACGGGGGCTCTGGGGTTCACAGCCGGGCTCTGCCGGGGCCCCCGCGGCTGCGGCAGGACCGGGCTGTGCGGGCActtggcagctctgctctgagcgGAGGCAGCAGTGGGTGCAGCTGAGGGGAGGAGACGAGGCCCTGGGCTGAGCACCGGGGTGAGCaccccctctgctctcctggccCTGGGGCACCCATGGGGTCCCTCCCTCCTGTCCCTTCCCAAACAGCAAGAGACATGCCTGAGCTTCCCACAGCTGGGCTGCCCCGCGCCCCCAGTACCCGACAAACCAAACGGCGAACGTTCCTGGGTTGCAAGAGCCGAGGTCCGGGCAGCTGCCGCAGGGCAGAGGGCACAGGAGCACCGTGGGGTCCTTGTGGGGCAGGTCCCCTTGGCACAGCCCCTGTGGCATCGGGCTCCCAGGGTCCCTGGAGCACTGGGAAAGCTGGTGTGCTCCTTCTTGGCAGGGCCCTGCCCCATCGAGACGTCGGGAACCAGGTCCCACTTTGCCGTGACCGACTTCCCAGAGGAATCAGGCTGGAGCGCTGTGGTCCAGCAGCAGGACGGGGAGTCCCTCTCCGTCTCGCTCTGCTCCCCCACCACCGCCCGCATTGGCCGCTATAGCCTGACGCTGGAGACCTCCACCGGCTACCAGGGCACCAGCTGCCACATCGGGGACTTCATTCTGCTCTTTAATGCCTGGCACCCAGGTAAGGCTTTCACCTTCCCAAGACCGGGGGTTCCCAGGTAAGGCAAGCACGAGCCGCCCCCCAGCTCTGCCGGGGCGGCGCATCCCCACGAGTCTCACACCATTGCAGACCCCAGGTGCCCCAAGCCCTGCCCTGAGCTCAGGTCTAAGCAGAAATCCCCACTTTGCTTCCGCATCCACACGGTCCCCGCAGCAGGTTGGGGCCACGAGCACCGTCCCCCACCCCAGGACACACGCAGCCCCTTTGCCAGCACCCCAAACACCCAGTGCCCCGTCCGGGCTGCCCCCACCGCGCGGTGCCCCACAGGAGCTCACCTCTGTGGTGCTGGTGTGAAGCcctgggcagcccccagccaggcAGTGGGCAGAGGAAAAGCCCCTAATTGCCCCTAATTGCCCCCACTTGGCCCGGCCCTGcccacccccacccaccccggGCTGGGCACCCCGCTGTGGGCTCAGGGACCAGCCCTGGGTGCTCCCAGGGATGTTACTGTCCCGGGGAGATTTGGGCAGCCTGACACAGAAGGGAGGCTCAGTGCCGGAGGGTTTAACGACCCTGGGCAAACAACAGCCGGGATTTTCATCTGTCCACGTCCTTCCTCCGCCCCGAGGAGCAGCCCCGGGCTGCCCTGCACCCCACTCCACCCGGCCAGACCTGGCCCAAAGCGGCGATTTCCTGAATCCCAAACGCTCGGTGCTGGCTCCGCCAAGATAAGGAGCTTTAGGAAGCTTCGCTGGCCTGGGGCTGTGTCGGGCACCGGCACTGGGGATgtatgtgttgggtttttttctgaaaacatttccagtaaATAGTGATTTTTCCAGCAGTAACTGCTGTGCGAGCAAAATGGCTTCGGCTGCGATCTCTCCCGGTTCCCACTGCTCGCTTCTTCCACCAGGGATGTTTCCCCTCCTGGGAAAAGACCCGGCTCCATAAAacaaaagggaggaaagaaagggagaaatgacaaacaatggaaaagaaaaccacaagcCCGCTGAAAATTTCCCATCAGCTCAAATCAAACTGGGTTGAAATGCTCCAGCAGCTTTTTCAGATGGGAGCAGTTCCAGCCCCTGTTGCCTCATTTCCCACCAGCTCTGTCCCCGGTCACTGCCCggcacatccctggggaggggggggctcTGAGCAGGGccggggggcgcggggcagAGCCCTGTCCCCATCTCTCGCTCTCCCCGCAGAGGACACGGTTTTCCTCCGGGATGAGGACGAGCGCTGCGAGTACGTGCTGTCGCAGCAGGGGCTCATCTACCAGGGCGCCCGCGACTACATCACCTCCACCCCCTGGAACTTCGGCCAGGTGAGCGGGGCATGGCCCCCCAGGACCCCCGGGACCCCCAGCCGAGCCCAGCCCGTGCAGCCCTGGCGCCGTAGAGCACAGGGGCTGGTGCCACGTGTGTGCCCCCGAACACGCACCCCAAATGCAGCCAGCACCTCAGGGAGGCTCCAGCCCCGCCATGCAGCCGTGggacaaacaaaaccaagatcTCGTTTCCAAGCGGGGAACGCGGTGACTTGGAAGCGTGGCAGAGCGAGGGGAGCGTTCCTGCACGGCTCCTGGGGGCCCTGGGGCTGCACGCTCCTAATCGGGGTGGCCACGCTGCGCCGGGAGCCAGTGCCCGATAACGCGCTCCCTGGCACCGTGCCAGCCCCGCTGATAAGGCAGCGCCCGTGCCCTGAGCTGCAGCCCCCCGCAGCCGCGCTGGGCCCCAGTGCAGGGGGAGCCCCGGCCGCCCTCGCCGAGCTCCGGGCTGTCCGGAGGGGTGCGGGGCTGGTGGGACCGGGGATGCCCATGGCCCCGGCAGGATCCGTGCTTTGATTCGGGGAAGGGCTGTGACTCACCCAGTGACGGGAAATAGGTGGTTTTCCCCGGCGGTCAGGTCCGTGCCTGACCCCTGCGCGGCGGCAGGAAGCAGGATCCGGCCCCGGTGCGAGGGTGGGAGCTCGCCCTTGGGCTTCGCAGGCTGAGCCTCCACCGGCCGCAGCACCAGCCCCTCGTCACGGTGGCACAAACGGGGGATGTCACTCAGTGGGTGCTGGCTCAGGGAGGGGACCCCGGGGCTGCGTGACCCCCGTGTGTCCCGCAGCTCTGCTTGCAGGGCATCGTGGTGAGCCAGGGAGGGAGGACGGAGGACGGAGGCGGGAGAGAACCCCGCGCACCGTGGGGACCTCACACACCTTTTCTCCCCGCTCTGCACCAGTTCGAGGATGGCGTCTTGTCCATCTGCCTCAAGCTGCTGGACACAAACCCCAAATTCCTGAGGGACCAGAACCGGGATTGCTCCCGCCGCAACGACCCTGTGTACATCGGCAGGGTGGTGAGCGCCATGGTGAGTCCTGGCCCCGGCCACCAGCGTGCCTGGCAGGGTGTCCCCAGTCTCCCCAGCACCCAATGTCCCCTGGGCTGCAGACCTCCCCCCCAAACTACAGCTGTGACAGAGAGGTGGCATTTGCcatttccccccgcccccagttTACACCAGTTTCCTTCCCTGAGGTGTTTCACATCCCCTTTACAAGCTTTCCTGCTATTGCTCTTATATCACACATATATATAAGATCCttttaagaggagaaaaatagcaGAGGTGGGCACGCACCATCCCAGGAGCAGCTTTTGTTCCTCGCTGGCTGCTGCAGGCGATAATCATACCCAAACTCCCAGGATATGTTTCTAAAATCCATCCCCAGTTAGCGCATCCCAGTTATAGCCTCTCCATCCATCCACTCTCTCACTTGGGCATCCCCAGCGTGCCGGGATGCAGGCGGCCGCGGTGCAAGAGCGCGCCGGGATGCACGCATCCGCGTGCATCCCGGTGCGCTCTTGCACCGCGGCCGCCTGCATCCCGGCGAGCTCTTGCACCATTCCGGGATGGCTAAGAGGGGTGACAGCACGTGTGAAGTGGGGGAAGGCACTTGCCCTCCCTCaccagcctgctcctgcccctccGTGCCCGGCCGTCCATCCATCGCAGCCCCTCTTTGTCGTGCCGCAGGTAAATTGTAACGACGAGGACCGGGGGGTGCTGGCGGGGCGGTGGGACAACCATTACGAAGATGGGATGAGCCCGATGGCCTGGATCGGGAGCGTGGATATTCTCAAGAGGTGGAAGGAGTTTGGGTGCCAGCCAGTCAAGTACGGCCAGTGCTGGGTCTTCGCTGCCGTGGCGTGTACCGGTGAGAGCAGACATCTCCtgtctccccttccccacaggaCGGGGTCACCCGTGTCCCCCCGCCCCATCTCCCACCCCggccccctgccctcctcctgctccctgtgctgcagcaggagggaacCGCTGGGGCTGCTTACAATTAGCCTGCAGGGATTGCTTAGCAGTTAAGCTCTCTGTTATTGTAACTTGTCAggaaatggagggaaaaaatgatAGAAAAGGGCTCTGGCTTTTCAATTAGTgctgcctccccagccaggcagcgaGGGAGGGACTGGATGCACGgcccaggaggaggaaagtggCTTTAAGGTCAAGTTTGCAATGAAGTCATGAATCCACTgagatcaaaataatttcactgcCACCGGGGCAGTCAGGCTggggcaaaaggaaaaattccagGCTCGCTTCTGCCGAGTAGTGCACGCACACACTTGCACGCTCGCACAGTTTTGCCCTGAGAAAAACGCTGCACTTGGGGGGTTGCATGAGCTCGCGTGTGCATTTATATGTCACAGATATACGACATCCTTTTTAGAGGAgagaaatagcagaaaactAAAGTGGATTTTCTGCGACTCACAGAAGTTTATAGCCTTCCTTTGAAGCGTTCTAACTACCTCCCTGTTCCCCAGGGAGCTCTGCTCGCAGTAAAAGGCAGCTGTGAGATTAAATAAGAGGTTGCAGCGCGCTGCTGCCCGTGCACTCCCTCAAAAGCACTTGCAGCCggttttgtgccttttttctaCTGCAATATCAAAACCCAGCAGACTGTCAGTGCCGCGTGCCACCCGTCTCGCCCGCGGCACGCTGAGTCCCACAGCGACTGCAGGAACCGGCTCGTCCTGGGGCTCAGCCCCTGGGCACCGCTTtgatgggaagagggaaggacaGGAGCCGTGCAGACCTGGGGCTCCATGGGACGGGGCTGTGCAAACCCGGGACCCCCAGTGCCGGGACCCCCGTctcaccctgccctgcctccccacAGTCATGCGGTGCCTGGGGATCCCCAGCCGGGTGGTGACCAACTACCACTCGGCCCACGACACCAACGGCAACCTGGTCATCGACCGGTACCTCAACGAGACCGGGGAGGAGGACCGGCGCTCCAGGGACATGATCTGGTGAGCGGCACGGTGGGACCCCAGCCTGCCCACCCCCGGGGCAGCGTttgccccttccccaccccttcCCTGGAGCCCGGCGGGCACTGGGGGAGGCTGAGGCCCCTACGTCCTGGCTTCCCTTGCAGGAACTTCCACTGCTGGATGGAGTCCTGGATGGCCCGTCCTGACCTGGCACCCGGCTACGATGGGTGGCAGGTGCTGGACCCGACACCCCAGGAGAAGAGCGAAGGTACAGCGTGCACCGTGCCGGCGCTCCATCCCGCCCCGCGTCCCCGACACGGCAGGGTCTCCCCCTGCCGTGACCGCGTCTTGCCGCTGCGGTGGCCGAACCCCGGGTGGTGACGGCGGCTCCGCTCCCCGCAGGGGTTTTCTGCTGCGGGCCGGCCCCCGTCAGAGCCATCAAGGAGGGCGACCTGCAGCTGAAGTACGACATCCCCTTCGTCTTCGCGGAGGTGAACGCCGACGTGGTGTACTGGGTGGTGCAGCGTGACGGGTCGCAGAAGAAGAGCACCCACTCCTCGGTCGTGGGGAAGAACATCAGCACCAAGAGcgtgggcagggacagcagggaggACATCACCCACACCTACAAGTACCCGGAGGGTACGGGGCGCAGTGGGGGCAGAGACACCCAGGGGGGGTAGTTATTGGGAAACAGAGTGGGGAAACGATTAAATAATGCAGCAACTGCACCAGGAGGGCTCCAGGGATCAGGGCAAAGCAGCCCGGACCATACCCTCCCAGTACGCCCCTGGGAACCATGGGTTTCTTCATGCACCGCAGGgtctgaaaaggagagagaagtgtTTGCGAAGGCAGAGCACGAGACGAGCTCTCTCAGGGAGGAGGACGAGGGGCTGCACCTCAAGATCAAGCTGTCGGAGGGCGCAAACAACGGCTGCGACTTCGACGTCTTCGCCGTCATCAGCAACAACACAGACGCAGAGCGCGTCTGCAGGCTCATGCTGTGTGCTCGCACCGCCAGCTACAACGGCACCGTCGGGCCCCAGTGCGGCATGAAGGACCTGCTGAATGTCACCCTCGAGCCCGGGGCAGGTAAGAGACCTGCTGGCAGCGAGGAGAGGATGCTGCTGCGAGGGCTGGGGTCAGGTCAGCAATTTTCCCGTGTTCAGCTGCATCTCCGGGGTCTGCGGTGAGGCCAcggtgctggggtgggggccggggcagccctCGCAGCCGGCGGGAGGGAGCCACCGCCGCCGGGTCTGGGCTCCGTGCCGACAGCTTTCCAGAGAGGAAACCCTGGTCGTAGCCGCCAGCCACCGGCTCCGCATGCACAACAGCTGAGCAGCAATAGGAGCCAGGCATGTCCCGACGGGGGGTCAGCATGGGGAGCCAGGACCAGCGGGAAGGGTTGCAGGCTTGCACAGAGCCCCGCGGCCCCGCTCAGGACCCGGGGGTCCGCACCAACCGCCCTGAAAACACGGTGTGAGCCAAGGGCCAGGTTTTGCTTTCAGCCGTCCCCGTCCTTGCTTCTCCAGCTTGGCACTGCCCGGCGCTGCAGGGGCGGCTGTATCCCCGCCGGTTGTACCACCGCCGCTGGTTCGTCAGGTCAGCGCACTCCGGGCTGGCGTGGGGCAGCAATTGGAGGTTTCTGTTTAATCCCGTGGAATAACGGCAGCGTTAAAGCAGGACCCTagggctgggcagcagggacagccagCACCCAGAGCTGGTGCCAGGGCATTTATCCAGCCGGCAGCCCCGCGCTGCCCGTGCTGCGTCACCACCCTTCACCTGTGACCGCCTCGGTGGGCAAAACCCCAGGCTGGCGGGGACTCGTGCGAGCCGCAGCTCCGTCACAAGGCTGCTCGGTGAGCGATGCCTCCTTCGGGGGCTTCCTCCTTATTTATCTACCACCGTGGATTTTTAATCTTTGATGAAAGGATAAGGAACTTTGCTCAGGTAGGGGGCTGGAAAGGCGTTTAGAGCAGGACAAAAGTTACTGCCATTGCATCCGTCACGCCGAGGGAGCAAGCTGTGCGTGTCCCAGGGCGCTCTGTTGCACTCGCCTGCATCCCTCTCTTGCTCTTCCATACGCCTCTGCTTTGCAAGCTGGAGCTGGGCTCGGCTGGTCTCTCCGGCAGGATTTTCCCACAGGCAGGGAGAGCGAGACTGACCCCAGGTCAGCTCCGATAGCACGGTCCCAGGCTGGGGGGAAGCAGATGGTGCTGGGTTTTGTCGGCCAGGCTGGTCACAGCAGTGCTGAAGCTCTTGGCGTCTCTTCCTTGGGCAGGCGCGACGTCTCACAGCGTTTCGCCACAGAGCTCTCCTGGCATGGGCCCGCTGAACCTTCATTTGCCTTTGTTACAAATTAGCATTACCGCCTGGTAATTAAACAACAGTTTTGATTTATGTCAGTTTTCCACAGACCCTTCAGAGCTTGGAAACATAATACATCTGCTGTCCTGGAACAGACTAATTTTTAATCTACACCAAGATCTGCTCTCCTAACAGGGCCCGTAACAAATGCAGCCCTCAGCGCTCTGCTATTTGTTGAGCTGCAATGAAGGGAATAACGAATGTGCCCGCTCTCGCTGCCGCGAAGGGAAGCGGGACGCTGCCTTTGCTCACGCTGGCACTCCCTCACCCAGCGCCCTGGCAGCACCCCAAGGACCCAGCTGGCTGGGCACAGGGTGACCGGCTGCAGGTGTCTGTGGCTCGGCTGGGAAACACTGGTGATCTGGGGGTTGATGACAGCTAAATATAACCTGTTTTCTTTGGGAAGTGATTAGGATTGACACCCCCCAGTGCAGGCTTGTTTGTGGGCTCATGGTGCTGTGCCTACCCCACGGTGCCCCTTCCTCACAGGGGTACCCCTGGTGCTGCAGGGACCCCAGCTTCCCCAAGGCTTTCCCATCCTTGCAAGGTGCCTGGAGAAgctcctggggagcccagaccaTCCCAGGAGCAGCTGGGTGCCAGCGCAGGGCCGTGGGCGAGCCCTGACCCCGCTCTGCTTCCCCTTGCAGAGAAGAGCGTGCCCCTGCGCATCCTGTACGAGCAGTACAGGGAGAGCCTGACCCAGGACAACCTCATCAAGGTGGTGGCTCTCCTGACCGAGTACGAGACTGGCGACGTCATTGTGGCCATCAGGGATGTCTACATCCAGAATCCAGAGATCAAGATCAGGGTAAGGACCCAGCGCCCTGTCCCGGGCGGGTTTGGGGAGACATTTCCCATTGACAGGGGGTTGCTGCGGTCACGCTGGGGGGTTGGTGCCAGTGACCCGAGCCCTGGGGCTTGGGCAGCAGGTCCTGCATCGCGGAGTGGGGCTGCATCCCCAGGGACCTGCCTCAGCCCCGCCAggctcagggcagggggagcacTGCAGCCCCCAGGCATGGCGGTGCTGGGGGTCCAACCCCTCCTGCTTGCAGATTTTAGGGGAGCCGATGCAGAAGCGGAAGCTGGTGGCGGAGATCAGCCTGGTGAACCCCCTCGCAGCCCCCCTGAACAACTGCATGTTCGTGGTGGAGGGCACCGGCCTCACTGACGGGCAGCAGGTCAAGGAGCTGTAAGagcttttcctcccttcacCCGGCCGGGCCGttgggaggggggtgggggtggatTTTTGTGCCCAGAGCCCCCCCAGggagggcagccccggggcccgGCTCCACTATGGGCACAatgggagctggggctgcacgGGTCCCTGTGGGGCACAGAGGCTTGGAGCATCTCTGCCCCACGCCTCGCTGGGGAGGGGGGCTCGGCCATGCCacctccctgcttcccaggatCCCAGACCGTCCTGCGGCACCACGGGGAGGGTGACGGGCtgccgggagggagggaggggggccaCCCCACTgaccccctgcccacccccagcgAGGAACCCGTGGAGCCGCAGGCGGAGGCCAAGTTCAGGCTGGATTTCGTGCcgagccaggcagggctgcacaAGCTGATGGTGGACTTCGAGAGCGACAAGCTGACGGGGGTGAAGGGCTACCGCAACGTCATCATCGCGCCCCAGCCCAAGTGAGCGGCCGCCACGGCCCCCCCCCACCACAGAGaccctgcctcccctcctgctcGGGGGTTCGCCGGCCCCCCACTTGCTTTAGCCAAAGAACAGTCCCAGCGGCACGGGGAAGGACAATTGCTGAAGCCCAGCCCGACCCCGACGCAGCGGCCGCGGTGCCACGCTCCTCCCCGGCAGCGCTCGGTGCTGCGGGGAGAGAAGCGATGGGAGCAGGGACGGGAGAGAGGGGCCGGGGGTGTTCGGgggctccctgcagcagctgcttgctTCACTACCTTTCCCTCACCCCACGGGGTGGAAACGTCCCCgtcctgcctgtcccctggCCTGGGTGCAGCAGGGACCCCCAGAGCCCCCCGAGCCCAGCACAGCCGGGCAGCGGGCAGccctctcctctttctgcagcactgacagCCCCGGGCCGCAGAGCAGATTTCATAAACCAAACAGCAGAACGACCTTCTCCAGCACTGATCGCACCTCAGCCGTGCTCACGCGTGGCGTTGCAATTCTCTGAATGCAATTCGGCAGAGAAAAGATTGTATACTGTGAGCACAAAGCTGTTTATATGCTATATACATACATAACAAATCTATTTATAgctatataaatacatactgcATATAACCCTACTGCATAGGTAAAGCAGAGTATTCGCTTTAATAACCATTCCTGTCACTGCAAACACTGTGCAGTGAGGGATGGGGCGTTACCTTGACATGAATTAACTATGCAAGCACTGAATAAAAActctatttttcacttttaaagcCATCCCGGCTCTTCTTGAGCATCCTCTCCAAACGGAGGCACCCAGCAGCTCCTTGCCCAGCGCCTGAGCGGGTGGGGGGCGAGTtcacccccagcccagcactgaaGCTGTGGGTTTATTGCTGCGGCCGCTGTTTGCTGCACGAAAGCCACGCTGTTGGCTCTGCTTCAGccacctccctctgccccaagctgcagagccagcacagcccagcattCTCGGGGTGCTCCGCAGCTCAGGGGTTGTACCCAGAAAGAGCGGTGAGTCCCCCGGCTCTCCCGCTCCCACAGCGCGACTCGGCAGCACCCACGGCACGGGGTAAACCTGCGTCAGCCTCCAAGGCAGCACGGCCCCAGAGGCTAATGCAGATGCCACGCATTCCCGGTGCGTTTCTGCCATAGCAGAAATGGCACGGGTGCTGCGACTGTGCACAAAGGACAGGAGAGAAAACCCGTACAGGAAAttaaacaaacagattttgcaCGCCCAGGCTTTTGTCAGGGCTGCCCACGGGCAGCTGCGAGCGCAGCCGGAGAAAGCACGGGCCAGCAGCCGAAGCACAAGAAACCCAACCTGGGAGCAAGGGAGAAGGGGTGGCTGAGTGCAGGGATGcgggaggagggcagggattTGTCTCAAGCCTGGAACAGGGGTCAAGGCACTGCTGAAGATAAGCACTTCCCACGCCAGAACACAACCCTCCCGCTTTCTCCCCACAAACATCGTGGGAGCCTCCCTGCCCCTGTTAAACAAACACCAGAAAAACCATTACAGAACTGGTagtctcctgctgcagccaagGGTTCCCACATCCGCAGCAGCCGCAGGCAGAGGGGACGCACCC
The genomic region above belongs to Gymnogyps californianus isolate 813 chromosome 17, ASM1813914v2, whole genome shotgun sequence and contains:
- the TGM2 gene encoding protein-glutamine gamma-glutamyltransferase 2 yields the protein MAEDLVLETWDLQCEHNGREHRTAEMGCQQLVVRRGQPFTITLHFSGRGYEEGVDKLAFNVETGPCPIETSGTRSHFAVTDFPEESGWSAVVQQQDGESLSVSLCSPTTARIGRYSLTLETSTGYQGTSCHIGDFILLFNAWHPEDTVFLRDEDERCEYVLSQQGLIYQGARDYITSTPWNFGQFEDGVLSICLKLLDTNPKFLRDQNRDCSRRNDPVYIGRVVSAMVNCNDEDRGVLAGRWDNHYEDGMSPMAWIGSVDILKRWKEFGCQPVKYGQCWVFAAVACTVMRCLGIPSRVVTNYHSAHDTNGNLVIDRYLNETGEEDRRSRDMIWNFHCWMESWMARPDLAPGYDGWQVLDPTPQEKSEGVFCCGPAPVRAIKEGDLQLKYDIPFVFAEVNADVVYWVVQRDGSQKKSTHSSVVGKNISTKSVGRDSREDITHTYKYPEGSEKEREVFAKAEHETSSLREEDEGLHLKIKLSEGANNGCDFDVFAVISNNTDAERVCRLMLCARTASYNGTVGPQCGMKDLLNVTLEPGAEKSVPLRILYEQYRESLTQDNLIKVVALLTEYETGDVIVAIRDVYIQNPEIKIRILGEPMQKRKLVAEISLVNPLAAPLNNCMFVVEGTGLTDGQQVKELEEPVEPQAEAKFRLDFVPSQAGLHKLMVDFESDKLTGVKGYRNVIIAPQPNTDSPGPQSRFHKPNSRTTFSSTDRTSAVLTRGVAIL